From one Amycolatopsis sp. FDAARGOS 1241 genomic stretch:
- a CDS encoding cytochrome P450: MTLSEARPTGCPVDAGSDDLVDPHFYTGGDARRVWRELRALDRLSWHQVDEHRGFWSVVTYHDADRVLRDYATFTSERGTLLELLGTDDPAGGQQLAVTDPPRHTSRQAQLKKALARKSVDRQRDMIRPLVIDLLAPLADGGVFDFGRAMLAMPMSVTGTMMGLPPEDWPALTRLTTQCIAADDPDFQEPGGKKATLETAHRELFAYFQDLVRFRGDHLGDDLLSVLISTRFEGRRMSPGEVVANCYSLLLGANVTTPHAPTFTLAEMTGTGVLEDWAAHPELTTSGMEEALRWASPVNHVLRYATKDTVLRNTPIAAGQALVVWLGSANRDEEVFADPHTFDIRRRPNKHLAFGIGPHYCVGHSVARVSLKILFHELFARYEGFESASAPERLISNFASGYKSVPITARPRKGKTA, encoded by the coding sequence ATGACCCTCAGCGAGGCCAGACCCACCGGGTGCCCGGTGGATGCCGGCTCCGACGATCTTGTCGATCCGCACTTCTACACCGGCGGCGACGCTCGCCGGGTCTGGCGGGAACTGCGCGCCCTCGACAGGCTGAGCTGGCACCAGGTCGACGAACACCGCGGGTTCTGGTCGGTCGTCACCTACCACGACGCCGACCGGGTCCTGCGCGACTACGCCACTTTCACCTCGGAACGGGGCACGCTGCTGGAGCTGCTCGGCACCGACGATCCGGCGGGCGGCCAGCAGCTTGCCGTCACCGATCCGCCCCGGCACACCAGCCGGCAGGCCCAACTGAAGAAAGCGCTGGCGCGCAAGTCCGTCGACCGGCAGCGCGACATGATCCGCCCGCTCGTGATCGACCTGCTCGCTCCGCTCGCCGACGGCGGGGTCTTCGACTTCGGCCGGGCCATGCTGGCGATGCCGATGTCGGTCACCGGGACGATGATGGGCCTGCCGCCGGAGGATTGGCCGGCACTGACCCGGCTGACGACCCAGTGCATCGCGGCGGACGACCCGGATTTTCAGGAGCCGGGCGGGAAAAAGGCCACGCTCGAGACCGCGCACCGCGAGCTGTTCGCCTACTTCCAGGACCTGGTCCGCTTCCGCGGCGACCACCTGGGCGACGACCTGCTCAGCGTGCTGATCTCGACCCGGTTCGAAGGCCGCCGCATGTCGCCGGGCGAGGTCGTCGCGAACTGCTACAGCCTCCTGCTCGGCGCGAACGTCACGACCCCGCACGCGCCGACGTTCACCCTCGCCGAGATGACCGGCACCGGGGTGCTGGAGGACTGGGCGGCACACCCGGAACTGACCACGTCCGGGATGGAGGAGGCGCTGCGCTGGGCCTCCCCGGTGAACCACGTGCTGCGCTACGCGACGAAAGACACCGTGCTGCGGAACACGCCGATCGCGGCGGGGCAGGCGCTGGTCGTCTGGCTGGGCTCGGCGAACCGCGACGAGGAGGTCTTCGCCGACCCGCACACCTTCGACATCCGCCGCCGGCCGAACAAGCACCTCGCGTTCGGCATCGGCCCGCACTACTGCGTCGGGCACAGCGTCGCACGCGTCAGCCTGAAGATCCTGTTCCACGAGCTCTTCGCCCGGTATGAAGGATTCGAGTCCGCGAGTGCTCCCGAGCGGCTGATCTCCAACTTCGCCTCGGGGTACAAGAGCGTGCCCATCACCGCCCGACCACGAAAGGGAAAGACTGCATGA
- a CDS encoding aldo/keto reductase: MKLRRIGTDPATRREVSALCLGAMTFGTTVDEETSFAILDRFVAAGGTFIDTSNNYAWWAEGTQGGESEALLGRWRKSRGIGDEVVIATKLGARPRVPGGGFANPEGLSAKVIRESADRSRETLGVETLGLLYAHIEDANTPLQETVEAFGELVADGTVGLLGASNHWMWRVERARNLAAAAGVPGYDVLQYHHSYLRPRTDIPSRRAKDGNQGVATGEVLSYLREQPGTALVAYSALLGGAYVRDDRPVDADFVHPGTDARLAALREVAKQTGASANQVVLSWMIGHELPMFPLVGASSVAQLEDSLAGVELELSADQRARLDAAQ, translated from the coding sequence ATGAAGCTCCGCAGGATCGGCACGGACCCGGCGACCCGCCGCGAGGTGAGCGCGCTCTGCCTCGGCGCGATGACCTTCGGCACCACGGTGGACGAGGAGACGTCCTTCGCGATCCTGGACCGGTTCGTCGCCGCCGGAGGCACCTTCATCGACACCTCGAACAACTACGCGTGGTGGGCCGAGGGGACCCAGGGCGGCGAGAGCGAGGCGCTGCTCGGGCGGTGGCGCAAGAGCCGCGGCATCGGCGACGAGGTCGTGATCGCCACGAAGCTCGGGGCCCGCCCGCGGGTGCCCGGCGGCGGCTTCGCCAACCCGGAAGGCTTGTCCGCCAAGGTGATCCGGGAGTCGGCCGACCGGAGCCGGGAAACGCTCGGCGTGGAGACCCTCGGCCTGCTGTACGCGCACATCGAAGACGCGAACACGCCGTTGCAGGAGACCGTCGAGGCCTTCGGCGAGCTGGTCGCCGACGGCACCGTCGGCCTGCTCGGCGCGAGCAACCACTGGATGTGGCGCGTGGAACGGGCCCGCAACCTGGCGGCGGCCGCCGGTGTGCCCGGCTACGACGTGCTCCAGTACCACCACAGCTACCTGCGGCCGCGCACCGACATTCCCAGCCGCCGCGCCAAGGACGGCAACCAGGGCGTGGCGACCGGCGAAGTGCTGAGCTACCTGCGCGAGCAGCCGGGCACGGCGCTGGTCGCCTACTCCGCGCTGCTGGGCGGCGCGTACGTGCGCGACGACCGCCCGGTCGACGCCGATTTCGTGCACCCCGGCACCGACGCCAGGCTGGCGGCGCTGCGCGAGGTGGCGAAGCAGACCGGGGCGAGCGCGAACCAGGTCGTGCTGAGCTGGATGATCGGCCACGAGCTGCCGATGTTCCCGTTGGTCGGTGCCTCCTCGGTGGCCCAGCTGGAAGACAGCCTCGCCGGGGTGGAGCTGGAACTGTCCGCGGACCAGCGGGCCCGGCTGGACGCCGCGCAGTGA
- a CDS encoding thioesterase II family protein, which produces MTTVSGAVGANAWLRVFAPVPQARARLLCFPHAGGAAGLYRPLAAALAPEIELVAVQYPGRQDRFAEPCADSVAGLAGGVLAALGALADRPLALFGHSLGATVAFETACALEKSGRAEPARLFVSARSAPHHARAVDVRLDDDTDLIGYVRRLGSANGASLQLSEELWPMVLPALRADLRIVNTYRFTGGARLRCPISALAGDADPEYPLTQIRDWAAYTSGEFDLEVLSGGHFYLEQHTTRVAGLVAQRLVPS; this is translated from the coding sequence GTGACGACGGTTTCCGGTGCCGTGGGCGCGAACGCGTGGCTGCGCGTCTTCGCCCCGGTACCGCAAGCCCGCGCCCGCCTGCTGTGCTTCCCGCACGCCGGCGGCGCCGCGGGCCTGTACCGGCCGCTCGCGGCGGCGCTGGCACCGGAAATCGAGCTTGTGGCGGTGCAGTACCCCGGCCGGCAGGACCGGTTCGCCGAGCCGTGCGCGGACTCGGTGGCCGGGCTGGCCGGGGGTGTACTGGCCGCACTCGGTGCGCTCGCCGATCGCCCGCTGGCGCTGTTCGGGCACAGCCTCGGCGCGACCGTCGCGTTCGAAACGGCTTGTGCGCTCGAGAAATCCGGCCGGGCGGAGCCGGCGCGTCTGTTCGTGTCGGCCCGTTCCGCGCCGCACCACGCTCGCGCCGTCGACGTGCGGCTGGACGACGACACGGACCTGATCGGCTACGTCCGCCGGCTGGGTAGCGCGAACGGGGCCTCGCTGCAGCTGAGCGAGGAGCTGTGGCCGATGGTCCTGCCCGCGTTGCGGGCGGATCTGCGCATCGTCAACACCTACCGGTTCACCGGCGGTGCTCGCCTGCGCTGCCCGATCAGCGCGCTGGCGGGCGACGCGGACCCGGAGTACCCGCTCACCCAGATCCGGGATTGGGCGGCGTACACCTCCGGCGAATTCGACCTGGAAGTGCTGTCCGGTGGGCACTTCTACCTGGAGCAGCACACCACCCGCGTGGCCGGGCTCGTCGCGCAGCGGCTGGTGCCGAGCTGA